In Denitratisoma sp. DHT3, one DNA window encodes the following:
- a CDS encoding IS1380 family transposase: protein MPNCTRGDMEFGRLGRCTIEANFEGGALSSDGGLMLLRQVDRRIGLSRAVAEALHDPRDQDRITHGMRDLVAQRLYALCCGYEDLNDHAALRNDPLMQTAVGTGDELGSSPTLCRLEQRATRSDIVALNRVLVDQFIASQATCPEELVLDIDASDIPLHGEQEQTEFHAYYDHYCYLPLYVFAGKAMLACVLRRSRIDGAKHAAAVIKLIVTRLRQTWPALRIIVRGDSGFCRQRLIRWCERHGVGYIIGMARNARLHRHVADWEQTMAQAFHDTGVKQRLIRQFSYAAKSWDRERRLITRLEFGVQGTNPRFIVTNLDRPAEELYDDLYCQRGEAENRIKETQLDLFGTRASCHKFLANWLRILFSALAYTLMQRLREIALRHTDLAKATAATIRVKLLKIGAAVIRNTRRIRILLASHHPLRDIYFIAANALASP from the coding sequence ATGCCAAATTGTACGCGTGGGGACATGGAGTTTGGGCGCCTGGGTCGTTGCACGATTGAGGCGAATTTTGAGGGTGGCGCGCTCAGTTCCGATGGCGGCCTGATGCTGCTGCGGCAAGTCGACCGGCGCATTGGATTGTCACGTGCGGTAGCGGAAGCACTGCACGACCCACGGGATCAGGATCGCATCACGCATGGGATGCGCGACCTGGTCGCCCAGCGCCTGTATGCCCTGTGCTGCGGGTACGAGGATCTGAACGACCATGCCGCCCTGCGCAACGACCCGCTGATGCAAACCGCCGTCGGCACGGGTGATGAATTGGGCAGCAGCCCGACCCTGTGTCGGCTGGAGCAGCGGGCCACGCGATCGGACATCGTGGCCTTGAACCGGGTACTGGTCGACCAGTTCATTGCTAGCCAGGCGACCTGTCCGGAGGAACTGGTGCTGGACATCGACGCCTCCGACATCCCGCTGCACGGGGAACAGGAACAGACCGAGTTCCACGCCTACTACGACCACTACTGCTACCTGCCCCTGTATGTGTTCGCTGGCAAGGCCATGCTCGCCTGCGTCCTGCGCCGCAGCCGGATCGACGGTGCCAAGCATGCGGCCGCCGTAATCAAGCTGATCGTGACCCGGCTACGCCAGACCTGGCCGGCCCTGCGGATCATTGTGCGCGGGGATTCGGGATTCTGCCGCCAGCGCCTGATCCGCTGGTGCGAACGCCACGGCGTCGGCTACATCATCGGGATGGCGAGGAATGCCCGTCTGCATCGCCACGTAGCTGACTGGGAGCAGACGATGGCGCAGGCTTTCCACGACACCGGGGTCAAGCAGCGACTGATCCGGCAATTCTCCTACGCCGCCAAGAGCTGGGATCGGGAACGACGCCTGATCACCCGCCTGGAGTTTGGCGTCCAGGGCACCAATCCGCGTTTCATCGTGACCAACCTCGACCGTCCTGCCGAGGAGCTGTATGACGACCTCTACTGCCAGCGGGGCGAGGCCGAGAACCGGATCAAGGAAACCCAGTTGGATCTGTTCGGTACGCGCGCCAGTTGCCACAAGTTCCTGGCCAACTGGCTGCGCATCTTGTTCTCGGCATTGGCTTACACGCTGATGCAACGCCTGCGCGAGATCGCGCTCCGGCACACCGATCTGGCGAAGGCCACGGCGGCGACGATTCGCGTAAAACTGCTCAAGATCGGGGCGGCGGTGATTCGCAATACGCGGCGCATTCGCATCCTGCTGGCGTCGCACCATCCGCT
- a CDS encoding MarR family winged helix-turn-helix transcriptional regulator, translating to MSVKKNPTVPPAGMDIESYQTQHKMPLGFLMGMVNNALIHRVDMALAPWSITGSQWGVCRMIQKGLGSTAADLCRIYGYDSGAIARILQALEKKGLIRRERSPDDQRRMDIKVTDQGHALIAESLPSVRRVGTRTIKGFTEEEVSLFKDFVLRAYVQLIGEDADEEE from the coding sequence ATGTCCGTCAAAAAGAACCCGACCGTGCCGCCCGCTGGAATGGATATCGAGTCCTATCAGACCCAACACAAGATGCCGCTTGGGTTTCTGATGGGCATGGTGAACAACGCGCTGATCCATCGCGTGGACATGGCGCTGGCTCCGTGGAGCATCACCGGCTCGCAGTGGGGCGTCTGCCGCATGATTCAGAAAGGCCTGGGCAGCACGGCGGCCGACCTCTGCCGCATCTACGGCTACGATTCCGGCGCGATCGCCCGGATTCTGCAAGCCCTGGAGAAGAAGGGCCTGATCCGGCGCGAACGCAGCCCCGACGACCAGCGCCGGATGGATATCAAGGTCACCGATCAGGGGCATGCACTGATCGCTGAATCGCTGCCCAGCGTGCGACGGGTCGGCACCCGCACCATCAAGGGCTTCACCGAGGAAGAGGTGAGCCTGTTCAAGGACTTCGTGCTGCGGGCCTACGTGCAGTTGATCGGCGAGGACGCCGACGAGGAGGAGTAG
- a CDS encoding undecaprenyl-diphosphate phosphatase: protein MDPILLLHALILGVVEGLTEFLPISSTGHLILAGDLLEFNDERGKLFEIVIQSGAILAVCWEYRSRIGRVLAGLPRDREAQRFVLNLFIAFLPLALLGLAFQKAIKAHLFKPVPVALAFIVGGLVILWAERRKHRIRVETVEELDIIDAFKLGLAQALALIPGTSRSGATIVGGLLFGLSRKAATEFSFFLAIPTLLVATAYQLYKERALLNADDIGMWAVGFVAAFISAFLCVRWLLRYIASHDFTPFAWYRIAFGLVVLATAHYGLVDWTAA, encoded by the coding sequence ATGGACCCCATCCTCCTGCTGCATGCCCTGATCCTCGGCGTCGTCGAGGGCCTCACCGAATTCCTGCCCATCTCCAGCACCGGCCACCTGATCCTGGCCGGCGACCTGCTCGAGTTCAACGACGAGCGCGGCAAGTTGTTCGAGATCGTGATCCAGTCCGGCGCCATCCTCGCCGTCTGCTGGGAGTACCGATCCCGGATCGGCCGGGTGCTGGCCGGCCTGCCACGAGACCGGGAAGCCCAGCGCTTCGTCCTCAACCTGTTCATCGCCTTCCTGCCGCTGGCGCTGCTGGGCCTGGCCTTCCAGAAAGCGATCAAGGCCCACCTGTTCAAGCCCGTTCCCGTGGCGCTGGCCTTCATCGTCGGCGGCCTGGTGATTCTCTGGGCCGAGCGGCGCAAACACCGCATCCGGGTCGAGACGGTGGAGGAACTGGACATCATCGACGCCTTCAAGCTCGGACTGGCCCAGGCCCTGGCGCTGATTCCCGGTACCTCCCGTTCCGGCGCCACCATCGTCGGCGGCCTGCTGTTCGGCCTGTCGCGCAAGGCCGCCACCGAGTTCTCCTTCTTCCTCGCCATTCCCACGCTGCTGGTGGCCACCGCCTACCAGCTCTACAAGGAGCGGGCACTGCTCAACGCCGACGACATCGGCATGTGGGCGGTGGGTTTCGTCGCCGCCTTCATCTCCGCCTTCCTCTGCGTGCGCTGGCTGCTGCGCTACATCGCCAGCCACGACTTCACCCCGTTCGCCTGGTACCGCATCGCCTTCGGCCTGGTGGTGCTGGCCACCGCGCATTACGGCCTGGTGGACTGGACCGCCGCATGA
- a CDS encoding ribonuclease catalytic domain-containing protein — translation MNILFEEEGGFKAGSVLADNTTSLQVELPSGKRSKVKAANVLLRFAAPSAAELLARAESEAAAMDADFLWEACPDGEFGFEEMAADYYGHSPAPAEAAALLLRLHAAPMYFHRKGKGRFRKAPPEILQAAKAGLEKKRLQAEAQERMAEELKAGRLPAEFPPLLREMLYKPDRNRIETKALEAACAETGLSAPRLLEKCGAITDTHKYHLGRFLFEFFPKGTEFPALPGKTETAPPSLPRQAGEAGGEGAADFAGLPLAAVQAFSIDDAHTTEIDDALSVVFQPDGGLRVGIHIAAPGLGFGLDSELGGIARERLSTVYMPGRKITMLPDPVVERFTLSAGRDVPAVSMYLEVAPDLRILGHESRIERVPVVANLRHHDIEPLFNEQTLQAGLGEFPFRDELKRLWELAAVLEAGRGKAGKQNQRKDYNFHVDWARTSPQGPGWIEIEERPRGSPLDTLVAELMIVANATWGSQLAAAKVGALYRAQTTGKVRMTTVPAPHEGLGVDCYTWTTSPLRRYADLVNQWQLIALLRQETPPFPLKSAELLAAMRDFDATYSAYADFQRGMERYWCLRWLLQQGRTTLTGQVIRENLVRCDDLPLVLRVPSLPACDPGQAVALAVEGIDLLDAEIRPRFVEMLTSPAPDGVFDEERGEEGDEEAPE, via the coding sequence ATGAATATCCTGTTCGAAGAAGAAGGCGGCTTCAAGGCCGGCAGCGTGCTCGCCGACAACACCACCTCGCTGCAAGTGGAGCTGCCCTCGGGCAAGCGCAGCAAGGTGAAGGCCGCCAACGTACTGCTGCGTTTCGCCGCCCCGAGCGCCGCCGAACTGCTGGCCCGGGCCGAGAGCGAGGCGGCGGCGATGGACGCCGACTTCCTCTGGGAAGCCTGTCCGGACGGCGAATTCGGCTTCGAGGAGATGGCCGCCGACTACTACGGCCACAGCCCGGCGCCGGCCGAGGCGGCGGCACTGCTGTTGCGGCTGCACGCGGCGCCGATGTATTTCCACCGCAAGGGCAAGGGGCGTTTCCGCAAGGCGCCGCCGGAGATCCTGCAGGCCGCCAAGGCCGGCCTGGAAAAAAAACGCCTCCAGGCCGAAGCCCAGGAACGCATGGCCGAGGAACTCAAGGCCGGCCGCCTGCCCGCCGAATTTCCGCCCCTGCTGCGGGAGATGCTCTACAAACCGGACCGCAACCGGATCGAGACCAAGGCCCTGGAAGCCGCCTGCGCCGAGACCGGTCTGTCGGCGCCGCGCCTGCTGGAAAAGTGCGGCGCGATCACCGACACCCACAAGTACCACCTGGGCCGCTTCCTGTTCGAATTCTTTCCCAAGGGAACGGAATTCCCTGCCCTGCCGGGGAAAACCGAAACGGCCCCCCCCAGCCTTCCCCGCCAAGCGGGGGAGGCTGGGGGGGAAGGTGCTGCCGATTTCGCGGGACTTCCGCTTGCGGCAGTCCAAGCCTTTTCCATCGACGACGCCCACACCACGGAGATCGACGACGCCCTCTCGGTCGTGTTCCAGCCCGACGGCGGCCTGCGCGTCGGCATCCACATCGCCGCGCCGGGCCTGGGCTTCGGTCTCGACTCCGAGCTTGGCGGGATCGCCCGGGAACGGCTGTCGACGGTCTATATGCCCGGCCGCAAGATCACCATGCTGCCCGATCCGGTGGTGGAGCGCTTCACGCTGTCGGCGGGCCGCGATGTGCCGGCCGTCTCGATGTATCTGGAAGTGGCGCCCGATCTGCGCATCCTCGGCCATGAGAGCCGCATCGAGCGGGTGCCGGTGGTGGCCAACCTGCGCCACCACGATATCGAGCCGCTGTTCAACGAGCAGACCCTGCAGGCGGGGCTGGGCGAGTTCCCCTTCCGCGACGAGCTGAAGCGCCTCTGGGAGCTGGCCGCGGTGCTCGAAGCCGGCCGCGGCAAGGCCGGCAAGCAGAACCAGCGCAAGGACTACAACTTCCACGTGGACTGGGCTCGCACCTCGCCGCAGGGACCGGGCTGGATCGAGATCGAGGAACGCCCGCGCGGCAGCCCGCTCGACACGCTGGTGGCGGAATTGATGATCGTCGCCAACGCCACCTGGGGCAGCCAGCTGGCGGCCGCCAAGGTCGGCGCCCTGTACCGCGCCCAGACCACCGGCAAGGTGCGGATGACCACCGTGCCCGCGCCCCACGAGGGCCTGGGCGTGGACTGCTATACCTGGACCACTTCGCCGCTGCGGCGCTACGCCGACCTGGTGAACCAGTGGCAATTGATCGCCCTGCTGCGCCAGGAGACCCCGCCCTTCCCGCTCAAGTCGGCGGAACTGCTGGCGGCGATGCGGGATTTCGACGCCACCTATTCCGCCTACGCCGATTTCCAGCGCGGCATGGAGCGTTACTGGTGCCTGCGCTGGCTGTTGCAGCAGGGCCGCACCACGCTGACCGGCCAGGTGATCCGGGAAAACCTGGTGCGCTGCGACGACCTGCCCCTGGTATTGAGGGTACCGTCCCTGCCGGCCTGCGATCCGGGACAGGCGGTGGCGCTGGCGGTGGAAGGCATCGACCTGCTGGACGCCGAGATCCGCCCGCGATTCGTTGAGATGCTGACATCACCCGCACCTGACGGGGTTTTTGACGAAGAGCGCGGCGAAGAGGGCGACGAAGAAGCCCCAGAGTAA
- a CDS encoding energy transducer TonB, whose product MALAIAVSVALHAGLLTIHFTFPGTLERVTTRALDVVLVNSKHAARPTHAQAKAQANLDGGGNTDQERRAATPLPPSAQTREGDDLAQTRRRVAQLESQTRQLLSQMRSKRAFNAGAAPAQPLPPDTAPGQDLYSRSMAIARLEAQIEKQMDDYNKRPRKKFIGARTEEYLPAQYLEDWRQKVERVGNLNYPEEARGKLYGSLVVYLEINAEGQLERAEIQRSSGNKILDQAALRILRLAAPFARFPDNLKSQFDILAFARTWSFTQADMLKAQ is encoded by the coding sequence ATGGCGTTGGCCATTGCGGTTTCGGTCGCCTTGCACGCCGGCTTGCTGACCATCCACTTCACCTTCCCCGGCACCCTGGAACGGGTGACGACGCGGGCGCTGGACGTGGTGCTGGTCAATAGCAAGCACGCCGCCCGCCCCACCCACGCCCAGGCCAAGGCCCAGGCCAATCTCGACGGTGGCGGCAATACCGACCAGGAGCGGCGCGCCGCGACGCCGCTGCCGCCCTCGGCGCAGACCCGCGAAGGCGACGATCTGGCGCAGACCCGGCGCCGCGTGGCGCAGCTGGAAAGCCAGACCCGCCAGCTGCTCAGCCAAATGCGCAGCAAGCGGGCCTTCAATGCCGGCGCCGCGCCGGCCCAGCCGCTGCCGCCGGACACCGCGCCGGGCCAGGACCTGTACAGCCGCTCAATGGCCATCGCGCGCCTGGAAGCCCAGATCGAAAAACAGATGGACGACTACAACAAGCGTCCGCGCAAGAAATTCATCGGCGCCCGCACCGAGGAATACCTGCCGGCCCAGTACCTGGAGGACTGGCGGCAGAAGGTGGAGCGGGTAGGCAACCTCAACTATCCGGAAGAGGCGCGCGGCAAGCTCTACGGCAGCCTGGTGGTGTATCTGGAAATCAATGCCGAGGGCCAGTTGGAGCGCGCCGAGATCCAGCGCTCCTCGGGCAACAAGATCCTGGACCAGGCGGCGCTGCGCATCCTGCGCCTGGCCGCGCCCTTCGCCCGCTTCCCCGACAACCTCAAATCCCAGTTCGACATCCTCGCCTTCGCCCGCACCTGGAGCTTCACCCAGGCCGATATGCTGAAAGCGCAATGA
- the aroE gene encoding shikimate dehydrogenase yields MTDRYAVVGNPIAHSKSPRIHALFAAASGQDMRYEALLAPLDGFAATVRGFIADGGRGMNVTVPFKEEAFRLADTLTPRARAAGAVNTLAFEQGRILGDNTDGAGLVADITGNLDRALAERRVLLLGAGGAARGCILPLLGERPARLLIANRTAEKARGLAREFSANGANVDGCGFDELSGQSFDVVINATSAGLADTGLPLPPGLFAPGALAYDMVYGKATPFLTLAATAGARCADGLGMLVEQAAEAFLLWRGLRPATAPVLAALRKNE; encoded by the coding sequence ATGACAGATCGTTACGCCGTGGTGGGCAACCCGATCGCCCACTCCAAATCCCCCCGCATCCATGCCCTGTTCGCCGCCGCAAGCGGCCAGGACATGCGCTACGAGGCGCTGCTGGCGCCGCTGGACGGCTTTGCCGCCACCGTGCGCGGATTCATCGCCGACGGCGGACGCGGCATGAACGTCACCGTGCCCTTCAAGGAGGAGGCCTTTCGCCTGGCCGATACCCTGACGCCGCGCGCGCGGGCGGCGGGAGCGGTCAACACCCTGGCGTTCGAGCAGGGCCGCATCCTCGGCGACAACACCGACGGCGCCGGCCTGGTGGCGGACATCACCGGCAATCTGGACCGCGCGCTGGCGGAACGACGGGTGCTGCTGCTCGGCGCCGGTGGCGCGGCGCGCGGCTGCATCCTGCCGCTCCTGGGCGAGCGGCCGGCGCGGCTGTTGATCGCCAACCGCACGGCGGAAAAGGCCCGCGGCCTGGCCCGCGAGTTCAGTGCCAACGGGGCCAACGTGGACGGCTGCGGCTTCGACGAATTGTCGGGACAAAGCTTCGACGTGGTGATCAACGCCACGTCGGCGGGCCTCGCCGACACCGGCCTGCCGCTGCCGCCCGGCTTGTTCGCGCCGGGCGCGCTGGCCTACGACATGGTCTATGGCAAGGCAACGCCGTTCCTGACGCTGGCCGCCACGGCCGGCGCGCGCTGCGCCGACGGCCTGGGAATGCTGGTGGAGCAGGCGGCGGAAGCCTTCCTGCTGTGGCGCGGCCTGCGCCCGGCGACGGCGCCGGTGCTGGCCGCACTGCGCAAAAATGAGTGA
- the rpoH gene encoding RNA polymerase sigma factor RpoH, with the protein MSHALTAANFSLPAATGSLEAYIQAANRVPMLSEQEEHELALRFHDENDLEAARRLVLSHLRLVIAIARGYAGYGLPQADLIQEGSVGLMKAVKRFDPERGVRLVSFAMHWIKAEIHEYILKNWRLVKIATTKAQRKLFFNLRSLKQNLAALGQEQVRAVAAQLGVKPEEVIEMETRFAGGDVALEPVGAEDEEHFAPIAYLAADNSVDPSMQLERKQYDRLQGEGLRSALAGLDERSRAIVARRWLVDEGCEAATLHELAAEFGVSAERIRQIEAKALQKMKALLADQV; encoded by the coding sequence ATGAGCCATGCCCTGACCGCCGCGAATTTCTCCCTTCCCGCCGCGACCGGCAGCCTGGAGGCCTATATCCAGGCGGCGAACCGGGTGCCGATGCTGTCCGAGCAGGAGGAGCATGAACTGGCCTTGCGCTTCCATGATGAGAATGATCTGGAAGCCGCGCGCCGGCTGGTGCTTTCCCATCTGCGGCTGGTGATCGCCATCGCACGCGGCTACGCGGGCTACGGTTTGCCGCAGGCGGACCTGATCCAGGAAGGCAGCGTGGGCCTGATGAAGGCGGTGAAGCGCTTCGACCCGGAGCGCGGCGTGCGCCTGGTCTCTTTTGCGATGCACTGGATCAAGGCCGAGATCCACGAATACATCCTGAAGAACTGGCGCCTGGTGAAGATCGCCACGACCAAGGCGCAGCGCAAGCTGTTTTTCAACCTGCGCAGCCTCAAGCAGAACCTCGCCGCCCTGGGCCAGGAGCAGGTGCGCGCGGTGGCCGCGCAGCTGGGTGTCAAGCCCGAGGAAGTGATCGAGATGGAAACCCGCTTCGCCGGCGGCGACGTGGCCCTGGAGCCGGTCGGCGCGGAGGACGAGGAGCACTTCGCGCCGATCGCCTATCTGGCGGCGGACAACAGCGTTGATCCCTCGATGCAGCTGGAGCGGAAGCAATACGACCGGCTGCAGGGCGAGGGCCTGCGCAGCGCCCTGGCCGGGCTGGACGAGCGCAGCCGCGCCATCGTGGCGCGGCGCTGGCTGGTCGATGAAGGCTGCGAAGCGGCCACCCTGCACGAACTGGCCGCCGAATTCGGCGTCTCGGCGGAGCGCATCCGCCAGATCGAAGCCAAGGCGCTGCAGAAAATGAAGGCGCTGCTGGCCGATCAGGTTTGA
- a CDS encoding energy transducer TonB translates to MSHAVAFPLAGAVCHHRALLVRPRPFWRRPCFGAVLLLHAAVVAALLQGRGPQPDEPAAQVVPVQVLATVAASAPEPAPAKAQARESAKIPRSDVMAPLVPAPSEPMAIHHAPQPPVAATSVARQADAASAPIVTAARFDADYLRNPTPAYPPASRRFNEEGSVLLRVLVSAGGSPLRVEVRQGSGYRRLDEAAREAVARWRFVPARLGAEPVEAWVEVPVEFSLAS, encoded by the coding sequence GTGAGCCATGCAGTCGCATTTCCACTTGCCGGCGCGGTCTGCCACCATCGTGCGTTGCTGGTCAGGCCCAGGCCATTCTGGCGCCGCCCGTGCTTTGGGGCGGTGCTCCTGCTGCACGCGGCGGTGGTGGCGGCGCTGCTCCAGGGGCGGGGGCCACAACCCGACGAGCCGGCCGCACAGGTCGTACCGGTCCAGGTGCTTGCCACGGTCGCGGCGTCGGCGCCCGAGCCGGCTCCGGCCAAGGCCCAGGCGCGCGAGTCCGCCAAGATTCCCCGGTCCGACGTGATGGCCCCGCTGGTGCCAGCACCTTCGGAACCCATGGCCATCCACCATGCCCCTCAGCCGCCCGTTGCCGCAACGTCCGTGGCGAGGCAGGCGGACGCGGCGTCGGCGCCGATCGTCACAGCCGCACGCTTTGATGCCGACTACCTGCGCAATCCCACACCGGCCTACCCCCCTGCCTCGCGGCGCTTCAACGAGGAGGGCAGCGTGCTGCTGCGCGTCCTCGTCAGCGCCGGCGGCAGTCCGCTGCGGGTGGAGGTCAGGCAGGGCAGCGGCTATCGGCGTCTCGACGAAGCGGCGCGGGAAGCGGTCGCGCGCTGGCGCTTCGTGCCGGCGCGGCTGGGCGCGGAACCGGTCGAGGCCTGGGTGGAAGTCCCCGTGGAGTTTTCCCTGGCCAGTTAG
- a CDS encoding TonB-dependent receptor, giving the protein MQSANMRPLFLLTVVALGPATAAAQEVRLDKISVTATREARSTADVPQAIAVVGQETLDEKKMFNIKDALQGIPGVLIDSKNGGFDARLIIRGAGLKAPYGIREIMVLRDGVPLSDPDSFTRLDFVDTLDIERIEVAKGPGNLFASGSSGGAIQIFSKSVFEQRANSLRVGYGNDGTENYHLRYGWKLGDDQALAVTLTHRKMDNDWRYRNRFDTTQSSLKHGLALSGGDVLESEISYSEANMQLPGAMDNGAANGYMFDRFRDSGKQTGTSEAWKHSGRYSKVWFLNSKLEMQRGAFTFKPRVYFNTWYHYHPVTGIINETASWVWNLGTDLEAQYKHDQGSLVGGLTLRQERQPDSRKYQYGDVARIVGGPQAGRITATLSDRKGVLAEVDDSKTLLTGVYVQESWRPDARWIVDLGMRYDTVRFEDRNQQFWKFDYASGRYVTGAGRSSLTKTFDLPAPKLAVSYKLNESFNAFAMVTQAGQIPSTSEISNNPRLEAPIARNHELGLKGRGSDWQLDASLYSNPVRKEIVQQYNGGVTSYLNAGRTAKKGFELAATLGLGGGWEGGGHYAYADYKYQDFTELVGGANLDRAGKYLPFVPKRQYGVFMGWKGGSWRARLSANSWGEYWLDNANTEKYQGWEWVTNLSLAYERNGHSLSLNVDNLADKHYAFETKKDTSGRVTYTAGAPRSVNLTYRYDFQ; this is encoded by the coding sequence ATGCAATCCGCAAACATGCGCCCTCTGTTCCTGCTTACGGTCGTGGCGCTCGGGCCGGCGACGGCAGCCGCTCAGGAGGTTCGACTGGACAAGATCAGCGTCACCGCCACGCGTGAGGCGAGATCCACCGCCGACGTGCCGCAGGCGATCGCCGTGGTCGGACAGGAGACGCTGGACGAGAAGAAGATGTTCAACATCAAGGATGCGCTGCAGGGCATTCCGGGCGTGCTGATCGACAGCAAGAACGGCGGCTTCGACGCTCGCCTGATCATCCGCGGCGCCGGCCTCAAGGCACCCTACGGCATCCGCGAAATCATGGTGCTGCGCGACGGCGTCCCCCTCAGCGATCCCGACAGCTTCACCCGCCTGGACTTCGTGGACACGCTCGACATCGAGCGCATCGAAGTGGCCAAGGGACCGGGCAACCTGTTCGCCAGCGGCAGCAGCGGTGGCGCGATCCAGATCTTTTCCAAGTCGGTGTTCGAGCAGCGCGCCAACAGCCTGCGCGTGGGCTACGGCAACGACGGCACCGAGAACTACCATCTGCGCTACGGCTGGAAGCTGGGCGACGACCAGGCCCTGGCGGTGACCCTGACCCACCGCAAAATGGACAACGACTGGCGCTACCGGAACAGGTTCGACACCACCCAGAGCTCGCTGAAGCACGGCCTGGCGCTGAGCGGCGGCGACGTGCTGGAGAGCGAGATATCCTATTCCGAGGCGAACATGCAATTGCCCGGCGCGATGGACAACGGCGCCGCCAATGGTTACATGTTCGACCGCTTCCGCGACAGCGGCAAACAGACGGGCACCTCGGAGGCATGGAAGCATTCGGGGCGCTATTCCAAGGTCTGGTTCCTGAATTCCAAGCTTGAAATGCAGCGCGGCGCCTTCACCTTCAAGCCGCGGGTGTATTTCAACACCTGGTACCACTACCACCCGGTGACCGGCATCATCAACGAAACCGCCTCCTGGGTCTGGAACCTGGGCACCGACCTGGAAGCCCAGTACAAACATGACCAGGGCAGCCTGGTCGGCGGCCTGACCCTGCGCCAGGAGCGGCAGCCGGATTCGCGCAAATACCAGTACGGCGACGTCGCGCGGATCGTCGGCGGCCCCCAGGCGGGACGCATCACCGCCACGCTGTCGGACCGCAAGGGCGTCCTGGCCGAAGTCGACGACAGCAAGACGCTGCTCACCGGCGTCTATGTCCAGGAATCCTGGCGCCCCGACGCGCGCTGGATCGTCGACCTGGGCATGCGCTACGACACGGTGCGCTTCGAGGATCGCAATCAGCAGTTCTGGAAATTCGACTACGCCAGCGGCCGCTATGTGACCGGAGCGGGACGGAGTTCGCTGACCAAGACCTTCGACCTGCCGGCGCCCAAGCTGGCGGTCAGCTACAAGCTGAACGAATCCTTCAACGCCTTTGCGATGGTCACCCAGGCCGGCCAGATCCCCTCGACCAGCGAGATTTCCAACAATCCACGCCTGGAAGCGCCCATCGCCCGCAACCATGAACTGGGACTGAAGGGGCGGGGGTCGGACTGGCAACTGGACGCCAGTCTGTATTCCAACCCGGTGCGGAAGGAGATCGTGCAGCAGTACAACGGCGGTGTCACCAGCTATCTGAACGCCGGGCGCACCGCCAAGAAGGGCTTCGAACTCGCCGCGACCCTGGGACTGGGCGGCGGTTGGGAAGGCGGGGGTCACTATGCCTATGCCGACTACAAGTACCAGGACTTCACCGAACTGGTCGGCGGCGCCAACCTGGACCGCGCCGGCAAGTACCTGCCCTTTGTTCCCAAGCGTCAATACGGTGTCTTCATGGGCTGGAAAGGCGGCTCCTGGCGCGCTCGCCTGAGCGCCAACTCATGGGGCGAATACTGGCTGGACAACGCCAACACCGAGAAGTACCAGGGCTGGGAATGGGTGACCAACCTTTCCCTGGCGTATGAGCGGAACGGCCACTCCCTGAGCCTGAACGTGGACAACCTGGCCGACAAGCACTACGCCTTCGAAACCAAGAAGGACACCAGCGGCCGGGTGACCTATACCGCTGGCGCACCACGCTCGGTGAACCTGACCTACCGCTACGACTTCCAGTGA